One part of the Microbulbifer sp. THAF38 genome encodes these proteins:
- the pyk gene encoding pyruvate kinase, which yields MIRHTKIVATLGPGTDKPRVIDEMIRAGVNVVRLNFSHGTADDHRRRVREVRDAAEAQGKTVGVLGDLQGPKIRIARFAAGSVTLENNDEFTLDLDCPAEGGDEHRVGVDYPSLISDCHSGNILLLDDGKIRLEVTGTTASKLFCRVLQGGKLSNNKGINLLGGGLSAPALTEKDYRDIELAAELEVDFLAVSFPRCAEDLETARKAMLAAGSEAAIVAKIERAEAVANDAQMDALILASDAIMVARGDLGVEIGDPALVGVQKKLIHRANVLNRGVITATQMMESMITSPTPTRAEVMDVANAVLDGTDAVMLSAETAAGDYPVSAVESMSEVIVGAEQYLGSVPYAPEEHGASDRIDTVIAQAAIDVASRVENLCAVAALTESGRTPRMMSRANTRLPIYAMTRHPNVARQLVLLRGVEPISYDPSTVPLGHLTESIIEVLGSRIDLQKGQRVLITQGERLNVGGHTNSMRIKEIE from the coding sequence ATGATTCGCCATACAAAAATTGTCGCCACCCTGGGGCCCGGCACCGATAAGCCGCGAGTGATCGATGAAATGATTCGTGCCGGCGTCAATGTTGTGCGCTTAAACTTTTCCCACGGTACTGCCGATGATCATCGTCGCCGGGTGCGGGAAGTGCGCGATGCCGCTGAAGCACAGGGGAAAACGGTCGGAGTATTGGGCGATTTGCAGGGTCCCAAAATTCGTATCGCCCGCTTTGCCGCAGGCAGTGTGACGCTTGAAAACAATGACGAATTCACCCTGGACCTCGACTGCCCTGCAGAAGGTGGCGATGAGCATCGTGTAGGGGTCGATTACCCCAGCCTGATCAGTGATTGCCACTCCGGCAATATTCTCCTGCTCGATGATGGCAAGATTCGCCTGGAGGTAACCGGCACCACCGCGAGCAAGTTGTTTTGTCGGGTGTTGCAGGGCGGCAAGCTTTCCAACAACAAGGGTATTAACTTACTCGGCGGTGGTTTATCTGCGCCAGCTCTGACGGAAAAGGATTATCGGGATATCGAACTGGCTGCGGAATTGGAAGTGGATTTCCTCGCAGTGAGTTTCCCCCGCTGCGCCGAGGATCTTGAGACTGCGCGCAAAGCCATGCTGGCCGCTGGTAGTGAGGCCGCCATTGTGGCCAAGATTGAACGGGCCGAGGCCGTTGCCAACGATGCGCAGATGGATGCCCTGATCCTCGCCTCTGATGCGATTATGGTGGCCCGCGGTGATCTGGGGGTGGAGATTGGCGATCCGGCTCTGGTGGGAGTACAGAAAAAACTGATCCATCGTGCCAATGTGCTTAATCGCGGTGTAATCACTGCGACGCAAATGATGGAGTCCATGATCACCAGCCCGACCCCCACCCGTGCGGAAGTGATGGACGTGGCCAATGCTGTATTGGATGGCACCGATGCGGTGATGCTCTCCGCCGAGACCGCGGCTGGTGATTACCCGGTGTCTGCGGTGGAATCCATGAGCGAGGTGATTGTGGGGGCAGAGCAGTATCTGGGCAGTGTGCCTTACGCACCGGAGGAGCACGGCGCTTCGGACCGTATTGATACGGTGATTGCCCAGGCCGCGATCGATGTGGCTTCCCGTGTAGAGAATCTCTGCGCGGTGGCCGCCTTGACCGAGTCCGGCCGTACTCCGCGCATGATGTCCCGCGCCAATACCCGCCTACCGATTTATGCCATGACAAGGCACCCCAATGTTGCACGCCAGTTGGTACTTTTGCGTGGAGTAGAGCCCATCAGCTATGACCCGTCCACAGTACCTCTTGGGCATCTCACAGAATCCATTATTGAAGTGCTGGGCTCGCGCATCGACCTGCAAAAAGGTCAGCGCGTGCTGATCACCCAAGGTGAGCGCCTCAATGTGGGTGGACATACCAATTCGATGCGTATTAAAGAGATCGAATAA
- a CDS encoding bifunctional 4-hydroxy-2-oxoglutarate aldolase/2-dehydro-3-deoxy-phosphogluconate aldolase produces the protein MQKNIADILQSAGVVPVLVIEQAEDALPLAEALLKGGLKVLEVTLRTEAALAAVEQIAKHLPEAHVGTGTVLNSDDLRRSVDAGAGFMVSPGATEKLLAAADESDVPLLPGAASASEVMRLYERGYRYQKFFPAQAAGGVPMLKSLAGPLAEVRFCPTGGVSPNNAADYLALNNVVCVGGSWMASSALVREKNWAEITRLSQQAAALKS, from the coding sequence ATGCAGAAAAATATCGCCGACATTTTGCAGTCTGCTGGCGTTGTCCCAGTATTGGTTATCGAACAGGCTGAGGATGCGCTGCCCCTGGCGGAGGCCTTGCTTAAAGGCGGCTTGAAGGTTCTGGAGGTTACGCTGCGTACAGAAGCAGCACTGGCCGCGGTGGAGCAGATAGCCAAACACCTGCCCGAGGCACATGTGGGCACCGGCACAGTATTAAATAGTGATGACCTGCGCCGCTCTGTCGATGCCGGAGCGGGCTTTATGGTAAGTCCCGGCGCTACAGAAAAATTACTGGCTGCCGCGGACGAAAGCGATGTACCTCTATTGCCCGGCGCCGCTAGCGCTTCAGAAGTGATGCGCCTTTACGAGCGCGGTTACCGCTACCAGAAATTTTTCCCTGCCCAGGCTGCCGGTGGTGTGCCCATGTTGAAATCCCTTGCCGGCCCATTGGCGGAAGTGCGCTTTTGTCCGACAGGCGGAGTGAGCCCCAATAATGCAGCGGATTACCTAGCCCTTAATAACGTAGTTTGTGTGGGCGGTTCCTGGATGGCCTCCAGCGCTCTAGTTCGGGAGAAAAACTGGGCCGAGATCACCCGACTGTCGCAGCAGGCTGCGGCCTTGAAATCGTAA
- a CDS encoding LacI family DNA-binding transcriptional regulator yields MKVTINDVAERAGVSIKTVSRVINNEPSVRTSTRERVMRAVEALNYRPNLAARNLAGTHTYSIAFIYDNPNAYYVIDMQNGILEACREQGYELLIHPGSGQRDTIHEELRKLVEQSRVAGLVLTPPFSETQEVIDTLKSLDVEFVRIISSEGCSQGEENCIEIDDEAAAFTITQHLLQLGHKRIAYLGGGSEHLSTHSRLTGYKHALQKAGLSFVEELVIEGEYSFDSGVAGATALLHSANPPTAIFAGNDEMAAGALFAARMLNIEVPQQLSIAGFEDSPFSRQTWPKLTTAHQPNEDIARCAAELVLERIQCRGSQEKEQQVRAKTDSNCRSFTPTLIVRDSSGPAVEEAINQQM; encoded by the coding sequence ATGAAAGTCACCATTAACGATGTGGCCGAACGCGCAGGCGTATCGATCAAGACTGTTTCTCGGGTCATTAATAATGAACCCTCTGTGCGCACCAGTACCCGCGAGCGGGTCATGCGGGCGGTAGAGGCACTCAATTACCGCCCCAATTTGGCAGCGCGCAACCTGGCTGGCACGCACACCTATTCTATCGCCTTTATTTATGACAACCCCAATGCCTACTATGTGATCGACATGCAAAATGGCATTCTCGAAGCCTGCCGCGAACAGGGTTACGAACTGCTTATCCATCCAGGCAGTGGCCAAAGAGACACTATTCACGAAGAGTTACGCAAACTGGTGGAACAAAGCCGGGTTGCCGGGCTGGTGCTCACCCCCCCTTTTTCCGAGACTCAGGAAGTCATCGATACATTGAAATCCCTGGATGTGGAATTCGTGCGGATAATTTCCTCGGAAGGTTGCAGCCAGGGAGAAGAAAATTGTATTGAGATTGATGACGAGGCCGCTGCCTTCACCATTACCCAACATTTGTTGCAGCTGGGCCACAAGCGAATTGCCTATCTTGGCGGCGGCTCCGAACATTTATCCACACACAGCCGCCTAACGGGTTACAAGCACGCTTTACAAAAAGCAGGCCTATCGTTTGTTGAAGAACTGGTGATTGAGGGCGAATATTCTTTTGATTCCGGCGTGGCCGGGGCTACCGCTTTGCTGCACTCCGCCAATCCCCCCACCGCTATTTTTGCTGGCAACGATGAAATGGCCGCGGGCGCACTGTTTGCCGCACGCATGCTAAATATTGAGGTACCACAACAGCTTTCCATCGCCGGCTTTGAAGACAGCCCCTTTTCGCGCCAAACCTGGCCCAAACTCACCACCGCCCATCAACCCAACGAAGATATTGCCCGCTGCGCAGCAGAACTGGTGCTGGAACGCATTCAGTGCCGGGGAAGCCAGGAAAAAGAACAGCAAGTAAGAGCAAAGACGGACAGCAATTGTCGCAGCTTTACTCCCACTCTAATTGTGCGGGACTCCAGCGGGCCTGCGGTAGAGGAAGCTATTAACCAACAGATGTAA
- the edd gene encoding phosphogluconate dehydratase, giving the protein MVHSKVQAVTERIIQRSEETRAQYLAQVEKAHIEGRATEHLSCGNLAHAIAASPEKDKQLIASGRGPNLGIVTAYNDMLSAHQPYGTYPPRLKEAAARHGATAQVAGGVPAMCDGVTQGRPGMELSLFSRDVIAMSTAIALSHDVFEGAMFLGICDKIVPGLVIGALAFGHLPSIFIPAGPMPTGLSNAEKVRVRQLYAEGKVGRAELLEAESASYHSAGTCTFYGTANSNQMLVEIMGLQLPGSSFVNPGTGLRDALNEAAVAQLAKITEPSQHTPIAKILTEKAFVNGIVGLLSTGGSTNHTLHLIAMARAAGIQITWQDMADLSEVVPLLCHVYPNGTADINHFAAAGGMQFLISELLAAGLLHGDVHTVMGNSGLEPYCQDPFLNEAGDGVVWRPTAQESADTTVIRPVSEPFSHHGGLQLLEGNLGRSVIKVSAIKPQHLKVKAPAIVLHNQDELLKRFKAGELERDFVAVVRFQGPQANGMPELHKLTPTLGVLQDRGFKVALVTDGRMSGASGKVPAAIHMSPEAVEGGPIAKVRDGDLVELDAEAGVLRVLVDEAEFNARELAQCDLSGSARGMGRELFANMRAIASGAESGASILY; this is encoded by the coding sequence ATGGTTCACAGCAAGGTTCAGGCGGTTACCGAGCGCATTATCCAGCGCAGTGAGGAAACTCGCGCACAGTACTTGGCCCAGGTGGAAAAAGCGCATATTGAAGGGCGTGCCACTGAGCACTTGTCCTGCGGTAACCTGGCCCATGCCATTGCAGCCTCTCCAGAAAAGGACAAGCAGCTTATTGCATCCGGGCGCGGCCCCAACCTGGGGATTGTCACCGCTTATAACGACATGCTTTCCGCGCACCAACCCTACGGTACCTACCCGCCACGCCTGAAAGAGGCGGCGGCTCGCCACGGCGCCACCGCACAGGTGGCCGGCGGAGTGCCGGCGATGTGCGATGGGGTGACCCAGGGGCGCCCAGGTATGGAGCTGAGCCTCTTTTCCCGCGATGTAATCGCCATGTCCACCGCCATAGCCCTTTCCCACGATGTCTTTGAAGGCGCTATGTTCCTCGGTATCTGCGACAAGATTGTGCCGGGACTGGTCATCGGTGCCCTCGCTTTTGGGCACCTGCCCTCAATATTTATTCCGGCGGGTCCAATGCCCACTGGGCTTTCCAATGCGGAAAAAGTGCGGGTTCGCCAGCTCTATGCCGAGGGCAAGGTTGGCCGTGCTGAGTTGTTGGAGGCGGAGAGCGCTTCTTATCACAGTGCCGGTACCTGCACTTTCTACGGTACCGCCAACAGCAACCAGATGCTGGTGGAAATTATGGGCCTGCAGCTGCCGGGCAGTTCTTTTGTGAATCCCGGTACCGGCCTGCGCGATGCATTGAACGAAGCGGCTGTGGCCCAGCTGGCCAAAATTACCGAACCCAGCCAGCACACGCCCATCGCAAAAATTCTCACAGAAAAAGCCTTTGTTAACGGCATTGTGGGGCTGCTCTCCACGGGCGGCTCCACTAACCATACATTGCATTTAATCGCGATGGCGCGCGCGGCCGGAATTCAGATCACCTGGCAGGACATGGCGGATCTCTCCGAAGTGGTGCCCCTGTTGTGCCATGTCTACCCGAACGGCACGGCCGATATCAATCACTTTGCCGCCGCTGGTGGTATGCAGTTCCTGATTAGTGAGCTACTCGCCGCCGGCCTGTTACACGGCGACGTACACACAGTAATGGGCAATTCTGGCCTGGAGCCCTATTGCCAGGACCCCTTCCTAAATGAGGCCGGTGATGGTGTGGTTTGGCGCCCAACAGCGCAAGAGAGTGCCGACACCACGGTGATTCGCCCGGTGAGTGAGCCCTTCTCTCATCACGGCGGCTTGCAGCTACTGGAGGGCAACCTCGGCCGCAGTGTCATTAAGGTTTCTGCGATTAAACCGCAGCATCTCAAGGTGAAGGCGCCGGCGATTGTGCTGCACAACCAGGATGAACTATTGAAGCGCTTCAAGGCCGGCGAGTTGGAGCGGGATTTTGTTGCCGTAGTGCGCTTTCAAGGGCCGCAAGCCAATGGCATGCCGGAGCTGCATAAGCTGACCCCAACCCTGGGGGTGTTACAGGACCGCGGTTTCAAAGTGGCCCTGGTCACTGACGGGCGTATGTCCGGTGCATCCGGCAAGGTGCCGGCGGCAATCCATATGTCTCCGGAAGCGGTCGAAGGTGGTCCGATCGCCAAAGTACGCGATGGTGACTTGGTGGAGCTGGATGCTGAGGCCGGGGTGTTGCGTGTCCTGGTGGATGAAGCGGAATTTAATGCGCGTGAACTTGCGCAGTGCGATTTGTCGGGCAGTGCCCGAGGCATGGGACGTGAGCTATTCGCCAATATGCGCGCTATTGCCAGTGGTGCCGAGAGCGGCGCCAGTATTCTTTATTAA
- the pgl gene encoding 6-phosphogluconolactonase produces the protein MAEEKFFTDRERLVQALVHDCACELQKGIKESGQATFLVSGGSTPEPVYRELSKRPLPWSKITAALVDERWVDKTHSGSNQAFIENSLIQNDAAEATLLGMKNLHSSAAEGEADCERAYGELQRPFDVCILGMGNDGHTASLFPHAQGLAEALNPDSDKLCSAITAQQSAVTGTNTERMTLTLNAILQAKNIKLLITGEEKLKVYREALLGSDELEMPVRSILKQGLKPVTVYWAP, from the coding sequence ATGGCAGAAGAAAAATTTTTTACTGATCGCGAGCGCCTGGTGCAGGCGTTGGTCCACGATTGTGCCTGCGAACTGCAAAAAGGCATTAAAGAGTCTGGCCAGGCTACCTTTCTGGTCTCGGGAGGTAGCACCCCGGAACCGGTTTATCGTGAACTTTCCAAGCGCCCATTGCCCTGGTCAAAAATTACCGCCGCGCTGGTAGATGAGCGCTGGGTAGATAAAACCCATAGCGGTAGCAATCAGGCGTTTATTGAAAACAGCCTGATACAGAATGATGCTGCCGAGGCCACCTTGCTGGGTATGAAAAATCTGCATAGCAGTGCCGCAGAGGGTGAAGCTGACTGTGAACGTGCTTATGGCGAGCTGCAGCGCCCCTTCGATGTGTGCATTCTGGGAATGGGCAATGACGGTCACACCGCTTCTTTATTTCCCCATGCACAGGGGCTTGCTGAAGCACTAAACCCGGACTCCGATAAATTGTGTAGCGCAATCACCGCGCAACAGAGTGCAGTGACGGGTACCAATACCGAGCGTATGACGCTAACCCTAAACGCTATTTTGCAGGCAAAAAACATCAAGCTGCTGATTACCGGTGAGGAAAAACTCAAGGTCTATCGTGAAGCCCTGCTCGGTAGTGATGAGCTGGAGATGCCGGTGCGCAGTATTCTCAAGCAGGGGCTGAAACCAGTCACTGTGTATTGGGCGCCTTAA
- the gap gene encoding type I glyceraldehyde-3-phosphate dehydrogenase — translation MKIKVAINGYGRIGRNVTRAIYESGYSDRIQLVAINDLAPVASNAHLTRFDTIHGRFATEVKVEGDALIIGGDRVQVCQERDPTKLPWKKLGVDLVLECTGRFTDKSSASAHIEAGAAAVLISAPSQDADLTVVYGVNDSNLTADHRVVSNASCTTNCLAPVAQALHRELGIERGFMTTVHAYTNDQNTQDAVHADIYRARAAADNMIPTKTGAAAAVGLVLPELKGRLDGMAVRVPVSNVSLVDCQFIAGRDTTVEEVNRIMQSAAELSGGVLSYCDQPLVSVDFNHTTASSHFDANHTRVNGNLVKVMAWYDNEWGFSHRMLDTSLAMATALQLDMPVAESA, via the coding sequence ATGAAAATTAAAGTCGCCATCAATGGTTACGGCCGTATCGGCCGCAACGTCACCCGTGCCATTTACGAGTCTGGCTATAGCGATCGTATCCAGCTGGTTGCGATTAATGATCTGGCTCCAGTTGCCTCCAATGCGCATCTAACTCGTTTCGATACTATTCACGGCCGCTTTGCCACCGAAGTTAAAGTGGAAGGCGATGCGTTGATTATTGGCGGGGATCGGGTGCAGGTCTGTCAGGAGCGCGATCCGACTAAACTGCCCTGGAAAAAGTTGGGAGTGGATCTGGTACTGGAATGTACCGGCCGTTTTACCGATAAGTCTTCTGCTTCAGCACATATCGAAGCCGGTGCTGCGGCGGTGCTGATTTCCGCCCCCTCACAAGATGCAGATCTCACTGTGGTTTACGGCGTAAATGATAGCAACCTGACGGCGGATCACCGCGTGGTTTCCAACGCTTCCTGCACCACCAATTGCCTTGCGCCTGTGGCACAGGCCCTGCATCGCGAGCTGGGTATTGAGCGTGGCTTTATGACCACGGTACATGCCTATACCAACGATCAGAATACCCAGGATGCAGTGCATGCGGATATTTATCGGGCACGCGCCGCGGCCGATAATATGATTCCCACCAAGACCGGTGCGGCGGCAGCCGTGGGGCTGGTGCTTCCGGAATTAAAAGGCCGCTTGGATGGAATGGCGGTACGGGTGCCGGTAAGTAATGTCTCCCTGGTGGACTGTCAGTTTATCGCGGGCCGCGATACTACGGTTGAAGAGGTAAATCGCATTATGCAAAGCGCCGCGGAGCTTAGCGGTGGCGTTCTCAGCTACTGTGATCAGCCTCTGGTATCTGTGGATTTTAATCACACCACCGCTTCCAGCCACTTCGATGCCAATCACACGCGAGTGAACGGCAACCTGGTGAAGGTGATGGCCTGGTATGACAATGAGTGGGGTTTCTCTCACCGTATGCTGGATACCAGCCTGGCCATGGCGACGGCCCTGCAGCTTGATATGCCGGTGGCGGAATCTGCTTGA
- the nagA gene encoding N-acetylglucosamine-6-phosphate deacetylase yields MAFALVAEKLFEGEKILEDVPLVVGDDGRIASIGEDPQSSTPYLHGLLAPGLVDIQVNGGGGVLFNQEPTVEGLRTMAEAHARYGTTAFLPTLITDRLDVMQNAANAVSSALSQQVPGVVGIHFEGPHLSVPKKGTHEQSFIRPLSNEEWEIYERGDLGIKVVTLAPETVPVEDIHRLASLGVRVCLGHSNADGKTVHSALQAGAVGFTHLYNAMSPLHSREPGMVGSALICDKAWCGIIADGHHVSAEAITLALKAKPRGKLLLVTDAMSLVGSDALSFPLFDRVVTREGDKLTSSTGELAGSHLDMMGAVRNISDWCDLDIYESLRMASLYPSQFLGLQSGKIAPGARADFILLDRNLQVQKTWIGGHQVYGD; encoded by the coding sequence GTGGCTTTTGCCTTGGTCGCAGAAAAACTTTTTGAGGGCGAAAAAATCCTGGAGGATGTGCCCCTAGTTGTGGGCGATGACGGCCGCATTGCTTCCATTGGTGAAGACCCGCAGTCCTCAACACCCTATCTCCATGGACTGCTGGCACCTGGGCTGGTGGATATACAGGTGAATGGTGGCGGTGGCGTACTGTTTAATCAGGAGCCCACTGTCGAGGGGCTGCGTACCATGGCTGAAGCCCATGCCCGCTATGGCACCACCGCCTTCCTGCCCACCCTGATTACCGACCGCCTCGATGTTATGCAGAATGCCGCAAATGCGGTCAGTTCCGCATTGAGTCAGCAGGTGCCTGGCGTGGTCGGTATCCACTTTGAAGGGCCGCACCTGAGTGTGCCGAAGAAGGGTACCCATGAGCAGTCATTTATCCGCCCTCTCAGTAATGAGGAGTGGGAAATTTATGAGCGCGGGGATCTGGGCATCAAGGTGGTTACCCTGGCGCCGGAAACTGTACCTGTGGAGGATATTCACAGGCTGGCCTCGCTGGGGGTGCGGGTTTGCCTGGGGCACTCCAATGCCGATGGTAAAACCGTGCATTCGGCATTACAGGCTGGCGCTGTGGGCTTTACGCATTTGTACAATGCCATGTCGCCGTTGCACTCCCGCGAGCCCGGTATGGTGGGTTCTGCCTTAATTTGCGATAAGGCTTGGTGCGGCATTATTGCTGATGGTCATCATGTCAGTGCTGAGGCCATTACCCTGGCTCTCAAGGCCAAGCCGCGCGGAAAACTGCTGCTAGTTACGGATGCCATGTCCCTGGTGGGAAGCGATGCGCTAAGTTTCCCCCTGTTTGATCGGGTGGTGACCCGAGAGGGGGACAAGCTGACTTCCAGTACCGGTGAGCTGGCCGGTTCACATCTGGATATGATGGGAGCGGTGCGCAATATCAGCGATTGGTGTGATTTGGATATTTATGAATCCCTGCGCATGGCGAGCCTCTACCCGTCCCAGTTTCTGGGCTTGCAAAGCGGCAAGATTGCGCCCGGTGCCAGAGCGGATTTCATTTTGTTGGACCGGAATTTACAGGTACAGAAAACCTGGATAGGGGGGCACCAGGTTTATGGTGATTAA
- the zwf gene encoding glucose-6-phosphate dehydrogenase — protein sequence MSNPFDMVLFGGGGDLALRKLIPALYRAYREGSLAEGCRILPVCRRQEDADQYLNVALQSLQQYLRDGEYCNSIWTGFSQLLRPVSLDISIPDQQWTHLSDILESDPDRVRIFYLAIPPGVFGPCCENLSAKGLISKNSRVVVEKPLGYNAQTAEEINSKMASYFPESSIFRIDHYLGKETVQNLLALRFSNVLFEHLWDAKTIDHIQISISETVGLEGRAGFYDETGALRDMVQNHLLQLLCLVAMESPNSMTAKNIRAEKIKVLEALRPLKGDLVDENVVRGQYVAGEIDGQKVPGYLDDLADGASATETFVALRAHIDSWRWAGVPFFLRTGKRMEKRCAEIVVQYKKVSHHVYNESAGNVTPNRLVIRLQPEESIKLILMAKKMDSLTTELQPAELNLTLSDTYDSFRSDAYKRLMLDAAANNSALFIHRDEVAAAWAWVDPIIEHWRETNNQPKPYPAGSWGPDEANELLARSGRHWFNAK from the coding sequence ATGTCTAACCCATTTGATATGGTGTTGTTTGGTGGAGGTGGTGATCTTGCCCTGCGTAAGTTGATTCCGGCACTGTATCGTGCTTACCGGGAGGGCAGCCTGGCAGAGGGCTGCCGCATTCTCCCCGTTTGTCGCCGCCAGGAAGACGCTGATCAATATTTAAATGTGGCCCTTCAGTCCCTGCAGCAATATTTGCGCGATGGTGAGTATTGTAATTCTATCTGGACAGGCTTCAGTCAGTTACTACGCCCAGTGTCTCTGGATATTTCTATACCGGACCAGCAGTGGACGCATTTGTCAGATATCCTCGAGTCAGACCCGGACCGAGTGCGTATTTTTTATTTGGCCATTCCCCCGGGTGTCTTTGGCCCCTGCTGTGAAAACCTCTCAGCGAAAGGCTTAATTAGCAAAAATTCCCGGGTAGTAGTGGAAAAACCCCTTGGTTATAACGCGCAAACTGCTGAAGAAATCAATAGCAAGATGGCGAGCTATTTCCCTGAGAGTAGTATTTTTCGTATTGATCACTACCTGGGTAAGGAAACCGTTCAAAACCTACTGGCCCTGCGTTTTAGTAATGTTTTGTTCGAGCATCTTTGGGATGCAAAAACCATCGATCATATTCAGATCAGTATTTCTGAAACTGTCGGCCTGGAAGGCCGTGCCGGTTTTTACGATGAAACCGGTGCGCTGCGGGACATGGTGCAGAACCATCTTTTGCAGTTGCTGTGCCTGGTTGCTATGGAGTCCCCCAACTCCATGACGGCGAAAAATATTCGCGCAGAAAAAATCAAGGTGCTGGAGGCGCTGCGTCCACTGAAAGGTGATTTGGTGGATGAGAACGTGGTGCGCGGCCAGTATGTGGCCGGAGAAATCGATGGGCAAAAGGTGCCCGGTTACCTGGATGACTTGGCGGACGGTGCCAGCGCCACTGAAACCTTTGTAGCGCTGCGTGCGCATATTGATAGTTGGCGCTGGGCGGGAGTGCCGTTTTTCCTGCGTACCGGCAAGCGAATGGAAAAACGCTGTGCAGAAATTGTGGTGCAGTATAAAAAAGTTTCTCACCACGTCTATAACGAAAGCGCGGGAAATGTAACTCCCAATCGCCTGGTTATCCGCCTGCAGCCAGAAGAGAGTATCAAACTGATTCTGATGGCTAAAAAAATGGATAGCCTCACTACGGAGCTGCAACCGGCGGAGTTGAACTTAACCCTGTCCGATACTTATGACAGCTTTCGCAGTGATGCCTATAAGCGGTTAATGCTGGATGCCGCTGCCAATAATTCGGCCCTATTTATTCACCGCGATGAAGTGGCGGCGGCCTGGGCCTGGGTAGACCCGATTATTGAACACTGGCGTGAAACCAACAATCAGCCCAAGCCCTATCCTGCGGGCAGCTGGGGACCAGATGAGGCCAATGAATTACTGGCCCGCAGTGGTCGTCACTGGTTTAACGCCAAGTAA